Proteins from a single region of Brachionichthys hirsutus isolate HB-005 unplaced genomic scaffold, CSIRO-AGI_Bhir_v1 contig_713, whole genome shotgun sequence:
- the LOC137916321 gene encoding lipoxygenase homology domain-containing protein 1-like — translation MGSKNKETKDDGKKSKKEEAQTAGDEAEEKKKKKEKKKKGSVKRDSDEDPKKTKGKKKKVENYAEIYEKELRNYVPENMENYEDEYHKKKVYEVVTITGDERGAGTDANVFISLFGDYGITPKVHLASKSRTAFERARNDVFRIRTHNVGTLRKIRIEHDNTGMSASWFLDRVMVTDVIRPHMRYYFACNNWLSKVEGDSLFIRDLLGSMDPMEMPKYNKYVISVFTADVKGSGTDADVFINIFGEFCDTGERRLDNDKNNFEKGAEDKFTIEAPNLGKVRKMTIGHNNKGSSAGWFVDKVIVDDLGNKIVYEFPISRWFATDEDDGKIQRDILVGGTQPTGIVYNVQVVTGNIRGAGTNSNIHIVMHGSKGLKNSGKVFLAGGKFERALTDIFNVEIAALLSPLSRVTIGHGNEGVSAGWYCEKVVVYCPFTGIEQTFPCSKWLDEKEGDGLIERELYEMVSLRQKRQKKHPWSLWIWTSDLPGAGTDAEISFQVYGEKGKSDEIRLDNKTDNFEQGQVDRFMVEMPDLGKLLKFRIWHEKRNPFAGWHLSKATIMRTLTKEKYTFPCERWLDTNEDDNEVVRELPACGDLIPEPLSLIKYRVTVCTGTVSGSGTDATVFLNLIGDQGDTGDRCLVNCKNNINKFEKGNSDEFVIEAVNIGQIHRVRIGHDGKGGGCGWVLDKVIVREEGQAEAHAIEFPCNRWLDRNEDDGQIVRELVPFSNGQRLYNVNYHIAVKTGNISGGSSDSNVFVKLYGEKGDTSKMMLVVSDNNLGNYFESGRVDIFTVETFDVGQINRLLIGHTNEGMRAGWFLDSVQIVVPVHGKHYMFPSDRWLDEDEADGKTEVEIYPSEILEMEQLINYEITVVTCDVMFAGTNARVFIQIYGDNGKTEVITLESRSNNYERDTTEIFKLEAKNVGKIFKIRVGHDGSGIGAGWFLETVDIKHLVMTMVPKEKKKEDKKKKKKKKKDEEDEDDDGEEEMREVVLTYHFPCSRWLARGEEDGELVVELLPEDAEELDVNTYEVCVFTGHVMGAGTDGNIFINIYGDTGDTGERELRNSDNLNKFERGEEDVFIVTAVDLGPLKKLRIRHDNTNSHSAWYLDRVEIVDTKDDTTYYFPCNRWLAVDEDDGQIARELVPVDEAFMRKDEDDEGKGAALGLEQKSMSTTYTLKIKTGEKKNAGTDANVFAILFGENDDTGIINLKACKNYKNKFEQGMINEFIVEAVDLGDLEKLRIGHDNSGGSPGWFLDWVEVDAPSQGQRLRFPCGRWLDKGEDDGATVRDVYPAELQTELYMPFVPYEIKIYTSDEFGAGTDADVFIVLYGQKGVCTQQKHLCVNKRERRLYFERAAEDMFIVELEDVGDVIEKIRIGHDNRGTNPGWHLDRVEIRRQLRKGKGSETTIFPCECWLAKSEDDGETVRELVPSDIITEKLLRDGKLKRTEVEVEDALETHTYKVSVRTGDMYGAGTDANVFLNIYGDLGDTGERKLAKSEKNKNKFERGEVDKFTIEAVDLGQVFKIRIRHDNSMTGADWYLDQVEVEDVEAEEAYVFLCERWLSTKKEDKRIERTFFVKGYEGERTTDPNSKKMLQAKLGLDKNANKKKKKKKVAVVEEGPIIPYHFTLSTGVDRDASTTARVYIIIIGPNDRETDRLWLDLPDGKKSLSAGSMEHFVCYGTDVGEIKRVELGHNGVTPESCWLVDELSVAVPTKGIKYNFPCKCWLAKDRGDGLTVRLLNVMDSSTINIIRKVIYSATVVTGDTQYGGTDTRIFLTVFGVNGSTEEMLLPKNEDRYERDQEDTFSLEIDDIAPLKKIRVRVDGSGSRPDFFLDRITMRNLTTEEVYVFTYENWLSRTKGPKRTKVCELAAVVDDEEMLEKTTYAIQVQTGDVGGAGTDANVFVMVFGQYGDTGTLPLKESANRNKFERKMRDVFRFPDMLSLGELSKVRVWHDNKGPAPGWQLEYIDVKDESMDQTFRFPCDRWLAKNEDDGQIMRELACANNDSVDLSDKTKYEIATTTANTEDASTTENVWIVLEGRKARSKEFVLENKKKKFLSGVTDTFEFSSKHLGEIAGICIGHITKDGKKVKKEAFWHAMEVVVTEMELENKYFFHCDAQIPLAAKKDQFQTFECFKTIESFASKVRKLVPVKYEIIVITGDVKGAGTDANVFITIYGVNGDSGRRPLRQKFRNLFERGRTDRFVLEILDLGELLRVKVEHDNSSSSCGWFLECVELTNTANSVTTIFQCGKWLDTHKADGQIQRVLYPRY, via the exons ATGGGGTCCAAGAATAAGGAAACCAAAGATGACGGTAAAAAATCCAAGAAAGAGGAAGCACAGACAGCTGGGGATGAAgcggaagagaaaaagaaaaagaaagagaagaagaagaaaggttcGGTGAAGAGAGATAGCGATGAAGACCCCAAGAAGACAaagggcaagaagaagaaggttgaAAACTATGCTGAGATCTACGAGAAGGAGCTTCGCAACTATGTGCCAGAAAACATGGAGAATTATGAGGATGAGTATCACAAAAAGAAAG TGTACGAGGTGGTGACCATCACTGGAGACGAGAGAGGAGCTGGAACTGATGCCAACGTGTTCATCTCTCTGTTTGGCGACTACGGCATCACCCCGAAGGTTCACCTGGCGAGCAA GAGCCGTACGGCGTTTGAAAGGGCCAGAAATGAcgtgttcagaatcagaactcACAATGTCGGCACGCTGAGAAAGATCCG AATTGAGCACGACAATACTGGCATGAGCGCCAGCTGGTTCCTGGACAGAGTGATGGTGACGGACGTGATCAGGCCTCACATGAGGTACTACTTTGCGTGTAACAACTGGTTGAGTAAGGTGGAAGGAGACAGCCTTTTTATCAGAGACCTGCTGGGCAGCATGGACCCCATGGAAATGCCTAAAT ATAATAAATACGTAATCAGCGTTTTCACTGCGGATGTCAAAGGCAGCGGAACAGATGCAGATGTCTTCATCAATATCTTTGGGGAATTTTGCGATACAG GTGAAAGGCGTCTtgataatgacaaaaacaactttGAAAAGGGCGCAGAGGACAAATTCACTATTGAGGCACCAAACCTGGGCAAAGTGAGGAAGATGACCATCGGCCATAATAACAAAGGCTCTTCAGCGGGATGGTTTGTGGACAAG GTGATTGTGGACGATCTGGGAAACAAAATAGTATATGAATTTCCAATAAGTCGCTGGTTTGCCACTGACGAAGATGATGGGAAGATCCAGCGGGACATATTAGTCGGAGGGACCCAGCCGACAG GTATTGTGTACAATGTCCAGGTTGTGACAGGAAACATCAGAGGTGCTGGGACCAACTCCAACATCCACATCGTGATGCACGGCTCAAAAGGCCTGAAGAACAGCGGCAAG GTGTTTCTGGCTGGAGGGAAGTTTGAGCGTGCCCTGACAGACATCTTCAACGTGGAGATCGCTGCGCTTCTCAGTCCTCTCAGCAGAGTCACCATTGGACACGGCAACGAAGGAGTCAGCGCAGGGTGGTACTGTGAGAAG gtggtGGTGTACTGCCCATTCACAGGGATAGAGCAGACCTTCCCATGCAGCAAATGGCTGGATGAGAAAGAGGGAGACGGGCTGATAGAGAGAGAGCTCTATGAGATGGTGTCCCTCAGGCAGAAGAGACAGAAGA AACACCCCTGGTCCTTGTGGATCTGGACGTCAGACCTGCCCGGGGCAGGAACCGATGCAGAAATCTCCTTCCAGGTTTACGGCGAGAAAGGCAAGAGCGATGAGATCAGACTGGACAACAAGACAGACAACTTTGAGCAGGGACAGGTGGACAGGTTTATG GTTGAAATGCCTGATTTGGGAAAATTGCTCAAATTTCGCATCTGGCACGAGAAGAGAAATCCTTTCGCCGGGTGGCATCTTAGCAAA GCAACTATAATGAGGACATTGACAAAGGAGAAGTATACGTTTCCATGTGAGCGCTGGCTGGACACAAATGAAGATGATAACGAGGTTGTTCGAGAGCTACCAGCCTGTGGAGATCTGATCCCAGAGCCCCTCTCGT TGATCAAATACAGAGTGACAGTTTGCACGGGGACTGTCAGTGGCAGCGGCACAGATGCAACCGTTTTCCTAAATCTGATTGGAGACCAGGGGGACACGGGAGACCGGTGTCTGGTTAACTgcaaaaacaacatcaacaagTTTGAGAAGGGAAAT TCGGATGAGTTCGTCATCGAAGCAGTAAACATCGGGCAGATCCACCGGGTGAGGATCGGACATGATGGCAAAGGTGGAGGCTGCGGCTGGGTCTTGGATAAAGTGATTGTAAGAGAGGAGGGCCAGGCCGAGGCCCACGCCATCGAGTTCCCCTGCAACAG ATGGCTGGACCGCAATGAGGACGACGGACAGATCGTCCGAGAGCTGGTGCCATTCTCAAACGGGCAGCGTCTTTACA ACGTTAACTACCACATAGCGGTGAAGACGGGAAACATCTCTGGGGGCAGCTCAGACTCCAACGTGTTCGTCAAGCTGTACGGAGAGAAAGGCGACACCAGTAAGATGATGCTGGTGGTCTCTGACAACAACCTTGGGAATTACTTTGAGAGCGGTCGCGTCGACATCTTCACGGTGGAAACCTTTGATGTTGGACAG ATCAACCGTCTGCTGATTGGCCACACCAATGAAGGCATGCGTGCGGGCTGGTTCTTGGACAGTGTTCAGATTGTGGTTCCGGTCCATGGAAAGCATTACATGTTCCCGAGTGACCGCTGGCTGGATGAGGATGAGGCTGACGGCAAGACGGAGGTGGAGATTTACCCCAGTGAGATCCTGGAAATGGAACAAT TGATTAACTATGAAATTACAGTTGTGACTTGTGATGTGATGTTTGCCGGCACCAATGCAAGAGTGTTCATCCAGATCTACGGGGACAACGGGAAAACAGAGGTCATCACTCTGGAAAGCAGATCCAACAACTATGAGCGGGACACAACGGAAATATTCAAG TTAGAAGCCAAAAACGTGGGGAAGATCTTCAAGATCCGCGTTGGGCACGATGGCTCGGGGATCGGGGCCGGCTGGTTCCTGGAGACGGTTGATATCAAACATCTCGTCATGACCATGGTGCccaaggagaagaaaaaggaggataagaaaaagaagaagaaaaagaagaaagacgaggaagatgaagacgacgatggagaggaggagatgagagaAGTGGTGCTGACTTACCATTTCCCTTGTTCGCGCTGGCTGGCcaggggagaggaggacggTGAGCTGGTGGTGGAGCTGCTGCCGGAGGACGCAGAGGAACTGGACG TCAACACTTATGAAGTGTGTGTCTTCACTGGACACGTGATGGGTGCCGGGACCGACGGAAACATCTTCATCAATATTTATGGAGACACTGGAGACACTGGAGAGCGTGAGCTGAGGAACTCTGACAACCTCAACAAATTCGAGCGGGGAGAG GAGGACGTTTTCATCGTGACAGCTGTGGATCTTGGTCCACTGAAGAAACTACGGATTAGACATGACAACACTAACTCTCATTCAGCTTGGTACCTGGATCGGGTTGAGATAGTGGACACAAAGGATGATACCAC GTACTATTTCCCTTGTAATCGCTGGCTGGCTGTGGATGAGGATGACGGACAGATAGCGAGAGAGCTGGTTCCCGTGGACGAGGCCTTTATgaggaaggatgaggatgatgaaggaaaAGGCGCCGCTCTGGGGCTcgaacagaaat CCATGTCAACCACATATACTCTCAAAATAAAAAccggagagaagaagaatgcaggaACTGACGCCAATGTCTTCGCCATCCTGTTTGGTGAAAATGACGACACCG GGATCATCAATCTAAAGGCTTGTAAAAATTATAAGAATAAGTTTGAACAGGGGATGATCAATGAGTTCATCGTGGAGGCGGTGGATTTGGGTGACCTGGAAAAACTTCGAATTGGGCACGACAACTCGG GGGGTTCACCCGGCTGGTTCTTGGACTGGGTCGAGGTCGATGCCCCCTCGCAGGGCCAAAGACTACGCTTCCCATGCGGCCGCTGGTTGGATAAAGGAGAGGATGATGGGGCGACTGTGAGGGATGTCTACCCAGCTGAGCTTCAGACTGAACTCTACATGCCAT TTGTGCCTTATGAGATAAAGATCTACACCAGCGATGAGTTTGGTGCGGGAACAGATGCTGATGTGTTCATAGTGCTGTACGGACAAAAAGGAGTGTGTACACAGCAAAAGCACCTGTGTGTCAACAAAAGAGAGCGACGTCTGTACTTTGAGAGGGCAGCTGAGGACATGTTTATTGTGGAG CTGGAGGACGTTGGCGATGTTATAGAAAAAATCCGAATCGGGCACGACAACAGGGGGACCAACCCAGGATGGCAcctcgacagagtggagatcagACGACAGCTGAGGAAAGGAAAG GGTTCAGAGACCACCATCTTTCCGTGCGAGTGCTGGCTGGCCAAGTCTGAAGATGACGGGGAGACAGTGAGGGAGCTGGTGCCCTCGGATATCATCACAGAGAAACTGCTCAGGGATGGAAAGCTGAAACGGACTGAAGTAGAGGTGGAGGATGCTTTGGAAA CTCACACGTACAAGGTGTCTGTGCGGACAGGTGACATGTACGGAGCCGGGACCGACGCCAATGTCTTCCTCAACATCTACGGAGACCTGGGAGACACAGGAGAGCGCAAACTTGCCAAATCggagaaaaacaagaacaagttTGAGAGAGGAGAG GTGGACAAGTTCACCATTGAAGCTGTAGACTTGGGGCAAGTGTTTAAGATTCGCATCCGTCACGACAACTCTATGACCGGAGCCGATTGGTACCTGGaccaggtggaggtggaggacgtCGAAGCAGAAGAGGCATACGTGTTCCTGTGTGAGCGCTGGCTGTCCACGAAGAAAGAGGACAAACGCATTGAGAGGACGTTCTTCGTGAAG GGGTATGAAGGTGAAAGAACAACTGATCCAAATTCCAAGAAGATGCTTCAAGCCAAACTCGGACTGGATAAAAACGccaacaagaagaaaaagaagaaaaaggtgGCAGTGGTGGAAGAGGGTCCAA TCATCCCCTATCATTTCACCTTGTCCACGGGTGTCGACCGTGATGCCAGCACCACAGCCAGGGTctatatcatcatcatcggtcCCAACGACAGGGAGACCGACCGACTTTGGTTGGACCTGCCAGATGGAAAGAAATCCTTGTCTGCTGGCAGTATGGAGCATTTTGTGTGCTACGGAACCGACGTAGGAGAGATCAAGAGGGTGGAA CTTGGCCATAACGGTGTCACACCAGAGAGCTGCTGGTTGGTGGATGAGCTGTCGGTTGCCGTGCCAACCAAAGGTATCAAGTACAACTTTCCATGCAAGTGCTGGCTGGCAAAAGACAGAGGAGACGGTCTGACTGTCAGACTGTTAAATGTGATGGACTCCAGCACAATAAACATTATTCGCAAA GTTATTTATTCAGCCACAGTTGTCACAGGTGACACTCAGTATGGCGGAACAGATACTAGAATATTCCTGACGGTGTTTGGAGTCAATGGGAGCACAGAAGAGATGCTCCTACCCAAAAACGAGGACAG GTATGAAAGGGATCAGGAAGACACGTTCAGTCTCGAGATAGACGACATCGCTCCGCTGAAGAAGATCAGAGTTCGGGTCGACGGCTCTGGAAGTCGACCCGACTTCTTTCTTGACAGG ATCACGATGCGGAACCTGACCACAGAGGAGGTGTATGTGTTTACCTACGAGAACTGGCTGTCAAGGACAAAAGGGCCAAAGAGGACAAAGGTGTGTGAGCTGGCAGCCGTGGTGGACGACGAGGAGATGCTGGAGAAGACAACTTACGCCATCCAAGTCCAGACCGGAGATGTCGGAG GTGCCGGCACTGACGCTAATGTCTTTGTGATGGTGTTTGGGCAGTATGGGGACACTGGGACGCTGCCTCTGAAGGAGAGCGCCAACAGGAACAAGTTTGAGCGTAAAATGAGAGACGTGTTCAGATTTCCCGACATGCTCAGCCTGGGAGAATTATCCAAAGTCCGGGTGTGGCATGACAACAAAG GCCCTGCTCCTGGTTGGCAGCTGGAGTACATCGATGTTAAAGATGAGTCCATGGACCAGACCTTCAggtttccctgtgaccgctggTTGGCTAAAAATGAGGACGACGGTCAGATAATGAGGGAGCTGGCCTGTGCCAATAACGACTCTGTAGACCTCAGTGACAAAACCA AATATGAAATTGCCACGACGACTGCAAACACAGAAGACGCCTCCACAACGGAAAATGTCTGGATTGTGTTGGAAGGAAGGAAAGCCCGTTCCAAGGAGTTTGTTCTGGAGAATAAGAAAAAGAAGTTCTTAAG TGGTGTCACAGACACATTTGAGTTCTCATCAAAGCACCTGGGGGAAATTGCCGGCATCTGCATCGGCCACATTACAAAGGATGGAAAGAAGGTGAAGAAAGAAGCGTTCTGGCACGCTATGGAGGTGGTGGTGACAGAAATGGAGCTGGAGAACAA GTATTTTTTCCACTGTGATGCACAAATCCCTTTGGCAGCCAAAAAGGACCAGTTTCAAACTTTTGAGTGCTTTAAGACCATCGAGAGCTTTGCGAGCAAAGTCCGCAAGCTGGTCCCCGTCAAGTATGAAATCATCGTCATCACCGGGGATGTGAAAGGTGCTGGCACAGATGCCAATGTTTTCATCACCATCTACGGGGTCAACGGGGATTCGGGCAGGCGACCTCTGCGGCAGAAATTTCGCAACCTTTTTGAGCGAGGGCGAACGGATCGCTTCGTGCTGGAGATACTGGACCTCGGAGAGCTGCTGCGGGTCAAAGTGGAGCACGACAACAGTAGCTCCAGCTGTGGGTGGTTTTTAGAGTGCGTGGAGCTGACCAACACTGCCAACTCAGTGACCACCATCTTCCAGTGTGGGAAGTGGCTGGACACTCATAAGGCCGACGGGCAGATTCAGCGAGTGCTCTACCCCAGATATTGA